In Oryzias latipes chromosome 19, ASM223467v1, the genomic stretch TGAACGACTTTACAAAAAGCTCACAGTTTGATTCCGACCCCTGAGTGAGAACGCTTTGACAGACGCTTATTTCTGAGGTTTTCTAATTCTGTGACCTGCACGCCATCATCTTAGACATTATTTCTGAAACCCAATCAGAGACGCTGCTGAGAAAATGCtgccagcagctacaacaatgACACAGCCTAAAACTTTGGTCATCAAAACCttatgtttgtgttgtttttaacacttttggtgACCCTTTATGTTTCTCTAACTGAATCACTGAATGTAAGAGTTGGAACAGTCAGGGTTTTACCCGCAGTCTGTGTTCAAAAGCTCCCGACTGTTGGCTTTAACCATTGTCTGtctatgaaaactggactgagtgaccccgccccctggcgttccaaacaggaagtggctccaagaagccaaaatcccatagacttcaataaagaaatgatcagctgttcctctgtcattctattggtcacaAGACCCACTTTTGACCTGATaccattttttcttcttgataACCAAATTTTCCCCCacgatttttttctgcagttcaagtttttcaagttataaactgatcaatcagatgccaggtccaacatttgattgacagattccactgagtggtaggggtgtggccttcaagcaagctcacttctgattggcaaAGGCGTCCACATGGCAAAGAATTGGTGACTGAATCGACTTCATTTGTCTGGACCCGGGATGAACCATTTTCTGAGGGTGAAGTCCAACTTTCCCGATCCAGTCCTCAGATACAGTCGATGGTTTTGACTGAACTGAAGTCTGTGTGATGGAGGCTAAAGGCTGGAGGAGGTGCAGCTGAAgtttaatgctaaaaaaaatgcttgttaCCAAAAAGAAATCACATGTTTTGGTGCTAATTTTAGAAAATGAGTGTTTTCTCCTTCCCACCTGTGAGCTCTCCGAGGGTCAGGAGGTCCGTGGTGGTCCCGGTGGACCGGTCGTAGAGCTTGTCCAGCAGAATCTGCTTGTCTCCATCAAAGAAGTAAGAGCAGAAGCCGGCGATGGCCGTTGTTGGCCCCCCGACGTTGTTCCTGAAaattcaggagcagaaaagattgaaagaaaagtttgaaacCCAATCTTAAAAGTCCGTTTGAGGTCAATCTGACACACAGGCTCTGAGGGTGTCATCCCACCTGAGGTCGATGATCATGGCGTCCGTGTGGAGCACTTTGTTCCAGACGTGCTCGACAATGACCTGAGCTATGGCCTTGACCTCCTCAAAGTCTCCGAACATGTCAAAGCGCAGATACCCGATGTTGTTTTCAAAGACGTCGGTGTGGAAGGAGATTTTGATCAGCTCGATGTACATCTCTGGGGTGTATTCCTGCAGAGACGGCAGAACCAAAGCAGCATTTCAACCATTACAACAGTTTTTTGTGGTTAAAAGTtagttttttattctaaaattgaCAAAAAGTGATGCTTTCATTATTTGGAAACAGAAATTTggtaaatgaaaatgcattgggaTAAAAAACGGAGACAGTTTGAGTTTGTAGTGGGTTGTACCATTGGTGGGGGGGCTCCGGTGTTGCTGCTGACCGTCAGGCTCTTGTCTCCGGAGAGACTCTGCAGGTCGGCGGACAGTTTCGCCTCCAGACTCTCTTTGGACACCACCATGTTGTAGTCCCCGTTGGCCAGGTGGCCCTTCAGCTTCTCTGCCACGTCCGCCGCGGTGCTTTCAAAGGCATAGTTGTTGGCAACCAGCGTGGCTGACTCCTCAATGATGGCTGGAACTTGGAGTCGGAGGTTGATGATCTTGAGGGCGGTGGCGAGGGCTTCCTCTGCGTTGACTTCCACATTGGGCTTCACACCCGTCACCTCCCAAGAAGAGCCGGTGATGGGGTTGATGGACTTTGCGGTTGGCAGCGTCACGTAAAAGTCAGTGTCTCCCACTCTGAACTTCTTGATTTTTGCAGACCCCCCGGCGGTCTTCTCGCCCACGATGGTAGCTCTCTTCAGGTTCTTCAGGCAGTAGGCCACATCTTCTGCGATGTCCTTCGTGTTCTTGCTGGTGAGGACAAGCAGGGGCTTGGTGCCCCCGTACGTCTGCCCCAGGGTGGACTGCATGGAGAGCAGCTTGGTGGTGGTGTTCAGAGGTCGGTCGTAAATGGTGTCGATGTGAATCTCCGATTTGGCGTCTGTCAGGTAGGAAATGATGTACGGGATGCCTGTGATGTCACCGCTGCTGGTGTAGCGCAGGTCGAAGATCAGGGCAGAGGTGGGCAGGATCTTACTCCACACCAGCTCCAGAAGCAAAGGGCCGACCTTCTCAGCGACCTCCTCTCCGATGATGCTGTCGATCCTCAGGTACCCGATGTTTCCTTCCAAGATGTCCAGCTTGATGGAGGTCTGCAGGACGGCGATCAGCTGCTCTGGGGGCAACTGCGGTGGCACCACGGGGACATAGTTGGGCTCGTAAGAGACCCTCAGGCGTGGATCGCTGACTGTGGTCTGAACTCCATCGGTTAGAACCTTGGCCAGCGCCTCGCCGTCCGGGATGTTGAGGACGTCCGTGTTTGCACCCGCTGTTGCGATGTCCTCCTTCATGCCCGACAACTTCTCCGGGGAGCAGTAATTGTCCATGACAATTTTGGCCAGATCTGTGATGAGGCTGGGGGGAAAGGAGGCGTGTAGGAAGACGACATTCCCCAAAACCAGCAGAGATGCCACCAGAAATAGAGTCTTTGCCATTCTATTTTCTGCTTTACGAGGCGGTGAAAGTGGAAGTCAGCAGAGCCTCCGTCTTCAGAGATTCTTTGGCAAATGGCAGCATTTTAGCGTGAAGCTCTCTGTTAACACGCTTGTAAGAGGATTTACTGCGCAATAAACCTTTAATCGCTTTACAGAAATTCTTTTGTTAGACAACAACAACCTGGTAATGTGGTAGCAGGAAGGCGTGAGCAAATATTCGGCTCTTAAATCCACCCAGAACCGTCTGTACAGCCATTAAAAGCTGcctggctgggggggggggggggggggggtcgcttACATAATGAAGAAATATCCAGAAAAGGTCAGGCGTGGCGGGAAAATCACCCGACTGTGGACTCATTTCAGAAAACTCCTGGCCCATTGAAACTCATTTAAAGTATGATTTTAAGACaaaatcacaagaaaaaaacaacatagatttgtataaaaatgtagTGATTTAGCGGTTAGGATGGCTATTTTAGCTAAATAGTTGTCCTTTAAAACCAACACAACCATCAAAATTCACAAAGGAAAGAGGTGACTGTTGGGTTCATTTGGTGCTGACTCCCCCTGCTGGTAGAATGTGATACCAACAGCATCAAAACTCccatctgtaacccttgtgctatcctaggcactttaacattgggagttgggtcatctagacccactagacagtgctctgaaccttttttcttcaaggatttgtgatcttcactggtgtccatggattacatgaaatctttccacctttatccacctttgtcatggtagggagaacacgtcattgtgagggtggggtcatctggacctcataggatagcacaagggataaacatcTTTAAAGTCAACAGCTGTGCTGTTGACTTACACATCACTTACACATCACCAgtacaatcaaaataaatcGAACGAACTGtttataagatttattaaattaacggaaaacatttaaaaactatgTAAAGTTTTACTAAAAAGAAGTATTTTCTTAAAAGCCTCCACAGTGGATGAAGTCCTCACGCCCACGGCGCtgaaatgaggcctcgccgtgggttGTTCTTCAGATCTTTGGGACCACCGGCAgacctgagggctctgggaggaGAGGGTCACACACTAACAGCAAATCTGCTAAAAATGAAGGGCCAATTCCAGgtaaacttttataaactaataaaagaacctTATAATCATTCCTGAAGCTGACTGGGAGCCGCCGCACAGAATTCAAAGCTGGAGTCATGTGCTCCTTCTTTCTGGTTCCAGTTAAAAGGCCTGCAGCCGAGTTTTGTAATGATCCACTCGGGTGAAaagggtgattttaacatgttcttgtggtaactttctgatgatggaggatgcaCAGCAAACTTTCCCCTCCACTTTCCTCCTCGCATGGCTGTACTTTGGACGTGCTCTGAAAAGCAGCCCTGAAGGCCTCAGGGGTCGTGTCTGGGTCACTCTGTGGGCGATTTAATCACACAGTCTGTGGAAATGCACCAAAGCCGTCTTAAAACACAAGCAGGATCTGATTTGAGCCAAAAACTGAGAAGTGGAGCCATTTTCTGGATGTTGCTTGGATTGTTGTCcactttaaatactttttagaTTATATGTTTCTGCAGGTTTTCGTCTTCTTTCCCAGCTTTGTTGCAGCAGGATGCTTTATCACTCCGAGAATCTTCACTTTTAACGCAAAACTTTATGTAACAcagctctctctctctcgctcTCTCTCTCTAAGCCAACTTGCAAGTTGTTGAGTTTTGAAATCcagaacaaaaaactgtttcattAAAATAGAAACTTCCAACATCATATGGACTTTACTCCAAAACATGTGAACTTCTAGATCCCTAAAAGAAACCTTCAGATGATCAGGAGTTTGGTGACATTCTGTCCTCAGTCGCCTCTCTGGGTGACATTTGTTCTGCTGGCGGCTCAGATCTTGGTCACGGGGGCAGAAGTTTGGTTGAATCCCCAGATTCAGTCGATCTGGGAGGACTGGGTTTGTGCTGAAGGACGGACACCTGGATGTGGGCTGGACGCCTTCCTCCGAGCGGGTCAGGACTCTCACAGGTCTGCTGGAgcttcagctttttaaaaagcaaacttttattttgcacaaccaccctgccttcgcccagcaGGGGCCGGGTCagactccggcagccccgtgtgAGCGGGCAgagcgggcgtattcaggaactgagtgagcgaacctttcaaaggcgcaattctaaccgagcGACCCCGCATTTTACGACTacacccgctcagttgtctttacgccctttcactttatggcagccatgaaacgccatacCCGTGACCCCATGAGGGAAAAAATGGGTCAGAAATGGATGAGATTCATCATTTTTGGCTCATTTcctgtgaagaaatgaaatTAAACGACTTCATACTTCACCCCACGCATTTCTATGACATGCAGGGGGTTTGGACCTAATTGctttatttgtacatttattttttccccatcGCTTCACTTCATTCTAACAGATTTTCTCTTctattgatatatatatattttttaaaagtgtcatattagtttttaaatgtgatCCAACGAACAGCAAATATTAACCATATATGCTTTAAGACCTGCAATTGGAATGAAGTAAACAGGATTCTGACATTTACTTGTTTTGAAAGCCTAAAACTCCAACGCTTCACCAAACCCTCGAACACAACATACTAACAGCAAACACaggaaagctgcttttctgcatgTCCGCTTGTAGcttctccattttttttaagcatgCTGAGGTTTAAAAACATGATGGATTTGACAAGAAAGTTGTTCATCTGAGCAGCTGATCcggtttttcagttttgttgaaATGTCTGGACACAGACCAACACTCTGACGTTTGCTGCAGGTGTTTAAACCAATCATttactctttttctttaaatgtagcTGAAGCATCCCCATCATGGAGCCACGGCGCTCGTCTTGGCATTTATCcaggtttgttaaaaaaaaaaaaaagcgtttaTTTTCACAGATTATTCACATTTGTCAGTCTTGTAATTTCTCTTTTTGTGCTTCATCTAAACcgtctgttttcagaaaacatgaatacacgtgtgttgtttttctctccCTGAGTCTCGAAGTGGGCGTGGGAGTGATGGGCCCCCTTTTTTGGGGTTGAGGGTTCAGCTCCGATAAGCCAGTGTCATTGACTTCAGACATtttctgtgaaaagaaaaactaaacatctgttttgtcatttctggACCAAACCGATTCGTTCTAAACATCTAAGCTTTAGGAGCCTGAATCTCAGTTTCTCTGCTCCTGACCTGCATGAAACAGGCATCAACATTTGACCTGgaattcatttatttcaaccaatcaaagcaaaaaatactaaaaaagacaaaccaaTAAGCTGCACGTCTATAGGATGTATAAAAGTAtcaaagcaaaagaagaaacGTCTCCGTTTACATCCAAACATCAGGTGTGAACGACGCCATTATGATTACAgaatcataaataaacatttatgtaCCTATAGATGTAATAAATGACACAATGAATCCATTAAATGGGAAGTTggtgtaaaaaagtttaattgttGGAAAAGGGAAGTGAATTGATATAATTCCACCCGTTATTCTTTACTTTTTGAATTCTCACAAAGTTAATATTATCGGGTTCCTAACTTCTAGTTAGAACTATTTATACTCGACCACTTCAAGTGAAGATTATTGATCAAATACAGAATAAATAACatcaacagaaagaaaaagaaagaatatttTCATGTGagattaaagcaaaaacaaaaagaaaaattaaaatgttttttttaacaaatcacTAATTTACTTCActtgtaaaaatacatttttactttttttaagttaaacacTTTAACTTTACATTTGTAAAAGGAGAATTCATCACGTTTCACACAGCAGTTCAATTATGGGAAAAGTGACAAGGAATATTctaatttttaaactgatgtgcATCTAAAATCCCCCAAAtctgtggaaaatgacagggaaagaccAGATGTACCAAAATATCTGTTTAATGAAAAAGAATCCTGCCAAACGTTGTTTTATTTAGCCGTAGGGTTGGGTTTTCTACCATTTCTGGTCTGTTTACAGTCAGGCAGAAGCATCTCTctgtctccttttttatttattctgtaaCTCAAGCTCACAAGATCCTCCCTGGAAATTTGAAGCAGGATATTTTCTGATAAAGTAAACAAACCCGATTTCCACCACTGTTAAATAACCCCTGACCATCATACTTCCACCACCGTGTGTGACCTAAACTCTGATGCTCTTTCCTCAAAGGGATTCTGACTTCAGAAAGTTCCTCTTTTGTGGCCTTTTCCTTATAAAAGAGACGAAAAGTTTGCAGAACGTGCTACGCCATGTTAGCGTGTTCACAATACCCGAAACTCCCAACCTTCTTtgcaacacgttaaaaacagtCTGACAGCGCTACACGTTCGGTGGCGTCATCACAATAACATCCGATCAATCATTTTGACAGAGACAGCATCTCAAGatcgcttcaacatcagtaaacgcAACCAGAATGAAGCCGTATCTAAGGCGCTCCGGATTATTAGGCGCCTTGTAGACCAGAAAATAAGTTTGTTTTAATCCgtaaaatgctaaaataaacaaattcctgtttaagtttttttatttcaaattatttttttagatttcaagTCAGTTTGTTCCAATTCTGAcgtttttatgtctttatttattatttgcgTTGAGTTTCATCAGGAAGAATCGACCCTAACAGTTTtattggaccccccccccatcatagATTTTGGTGGATTTATGCTTCCTCTTCTCGCTGCTCCTCCTGGCTACCTGCATCCACATTCTGCCACCTTCATCTCCTCGTACAGGTATCTGATGGTGAGCCGGCCGTTCTCCTGGTACATGACGGTGATGGGGTCCAGCTTGATGGGCACGCAGCACGCCATGCTGGCCCTCCGGGGATCCCGGATGTTCATCAGCGTTTGGATGAGGGCGTGCTTGGACGGCGTGGACTCGTCCGTCAGCGGGTAGTAGCAGAGGCCTCGGCATTCGAAGGCGTCGTACTCCGGCGGCGCCACGATCCAGCTGTCCCAGCCGATGTCCTTGAAGTTGACCTTGAGCGAGCTCCTGCTGCAGTATTGCCGCTCGGCCTTCCGTTTGAGCCGCCGTGGGGCCTGAGCGTTTGGGACCTGGCTCCCTCTGTACCAGGTGGCGCCCGAGTGCAGCAGAGTTTCTTCCTCGTGGAGAATCATTTCTCGTAGTTCCtcgctcttcttcctcctcctgttcCCCAGGTCGTCTGTGAAGACTATCAAAGCAGCCGAGGTGTTGTCTCCGACCGACAGGCTCATATTGAGGCAGCTGGCTGCGCTGGGAAGGGCGCCGCAGCCCCTCCTCTCCACCACCACATCGAAGAAAGTGGCCCCCCGTCCCGATCGAACCCACCTCTGAACGGCTGTGGTCACGTCAAACGTCACCCACGTGCTCCTCCGGTCCACAGTCTCTTTgcccagcagcagctgagccCGCGAGCTGCTGCTGtcggtggcggcggcggcggcctGGTAGACCTTGACGGTGGCTTTGGAGCTCTGTGAGGCGACCTTTGACCTTCCGtctgggaggaagaggagctgcagctcgGCAGTGGTGATCTTTTCGTGTCCGGGGATGCTGACGCTGAACTGCAGCCGGTGCTTGGACCTGGAGCTGTTGGCCTCACTCACAGGGATTTCTGTTGCAGACGTGACAGAAGATCAGATGAGACGTTTGAGGAAAACCAAAGCAATCCATCCCTTCAGAAGAACATCCAACATATTTTCATTAAATGACTTTAAGGGAACTCATTTCAGATCACAGCTGCAGACGATGTACTTCCCTCCCTCCCTGAGACTTTTCTCCTACCTTGAACCGTAAAGCTCCGTATGACATCAGATTGGGGAGCAGCCAGTCTGTCTGAGGCATACTTGTTGTACAGCTCCACCATGAACTGGGGGGGCGAGACCTTGAAGTTCTCCTGAGGAACCTCTGACAggttcagctgcctcaggaaaccCTCCTTCAAGGTTTCCAGAAGGTTCTCCATTCTGGACTCTGTGTCTTCTTCGTCCAGGACGTCCTGCAGCGTCGCGTCCCGCGGTGCGTCGCCGGGGATGCTGTTACCGAGAGGCTTACAGAGGCAGGAGCCGATGGCGAGCGCCAGACTCAAGCGCAGCTGGAACAGAAAGCTTCTGGAGGTCGTCATCTTGGGGAGCAGACTGAGAACCGGCGCGACTTCTCAGGTTAAAACAGACTTTTTGTGTTAAGTTTGAAAACGAAGAGGGTGCCAGAATGATCCTGGTGTCCTCTCCCATGCTCCCAGAGTAAACAGGGCGACTCGCGTCAACCAAAATAGAAGCTCGGCCGTCCTTATCAGCAGAGCGGACGGCTTTTCTGAAGCCCTGTTATCGTTGGGACGGCTGCTAATGAAGACACTATAAACATTCAGCCACATTAATGAGGGACGACCTGCAGGATGTGAGGTTAGTGAGGAGCAGACGCTTCTTTTCCCAGCTTCAGCAccaatgaggaagaggaggcgccGGAGGACAGAGCACTGCAGAAGATCTGGGATGGATGGACCACAGAAGTGAGGTGAAATCACGATGGGGAGAAGGTAAAATGCAAGGCAGGAAGGACGAGTGCATGAATGAGAACAGAGGAGGCCAAAAAACTGAGCAGAAATAGGACCAGACGGGAGAAATGGGCAAATAAAGAAAGTAAATGTGTAAaggaagaagaaacaaaaagttaGTAGACTTGAAAAACCCAAAGGGGCAACTCCCTAACCCTTGCTGCCCCGATCACTCAACCCCTCTGCTCCtgcaaaactgttttcaaaattattttttggtgTCCTGCGGGTGACGAACCAAAGTCGTTTCTTGAAGAATCTTCCGGGTTTTCTTTGCATgctgaggttttttgttaaccacgcccacattcctaaaacGTTCATATCCTACGATCTCTATAATTCGTTCAGCTCGAACCAACCATTTATGTGTtaaattttctgaattttcctGTCAAAAAACGTGCGTGCTACAGTTAATGAGCTCGCCAAGCTAACGCCATTCCAGATCTACAAACTTAAAAGCCAACGTTTTCTTCCAATGATGCTGGAGGAGTTAGGAGGCCTAGATTTAAATCCTAAGGAGAagtctgtcagaagtcagagctctgtctccccctctggtcaccggcgggagcGCCCCCAGAGTTCTATCCACACTACAgttcccagcaaccccagcacacacttcctggatgccgcacacctgactctcagcATTATATTTGGACCTGACCTTCGGTgtcctgaccctgtttctgactctgtttgcctggcgcctgccccgactctcggCTGGATTCTGAATACccctctgatgatctcatgcctgttcTCCACCCTGATTTAGCTCTGTGGACTTTAAGGTACTAAAGCTGatttttatctttcattttttctatttaagaTGGCAACCTCCACCCgatgtcaaaggtcaatgaGACTTCAGCTGTGGCTGTGGATGTAATGTGTGGGAAATTCTGTAAAAGCAGAAGCTTTTTGTTCacatattgtgggaaaatgttaaaatcacaAAATTTTGTCTCAAAATAGCCACCAAGCtataggtcctgtggccatcccataatattttaaaacttcctttgtaCATCACCAACACATGTTTTGCTGTCATCAGTGGATTTtgaaatatgtatatttttagcCCCTTTAGAGATTTTTTGATGGTTCCTcccgccgtgatgtcatcgttttTTAAAAATCGAATAGAaccacaaaataacaaaatagtCTCTCCTTCCCAGCACCTTAACTGGAGATCAGTAAATGACAGGGAAATATAATTTTCTGCACAATTTTTGCTTCTTCTTCATTTCAAATATCAATGATGAACTGATGGTTTATCCTCACTTCCTGATGCTTCTCTGTGAAGCTTTTTCTTATTTGAGAAAATATTGATCAAAGTCGCCCTTTCCTCTAGTATTATTAGTACTAGACGAATAATCTGCCCGGATTAGCAGCAGCAACTGTCTGCTTGTCCCTCAAACCTCCAGGGCCTTCAGGTAAAGGTTTAAAAGAAGGTAACATCTGCAGGTTGATCACGCTCCGTCCAAAAAACCCCCGGAGCAGGAGACTGCTGGAGGGGTGAAAGGTCAACCATCACACAATACACTGACCGTGCGTGATCATTGCTCTGTTTATATGCAACTCATTTGTGATTCGTGAGTCACTTATGTAAGTTGAACGTGACATGTGCACCATAAATGTAGacatcggtggttcatgcgtgGAAAGTCTCGCGAAAATCCCGCACAAATACGTGAGATTTGCGTAACAATTGCGCGTAAACAATGTTAAATACGCATCAACTGCATCATTTTTAGTTTCAATCAgcaaaaaactgaattcacgcaAAGAACGTAAAAACCCTCCACGGACGTCTGCGCGCATCGACGAACGCGAGAAACGCGTGTGAATCACATCGATCATGCACGGATCATGAAAGACAAAATGTTGTACATAGCAAATGTACATAGCAGCGGTGTGACATGGCCATGGCCGCACAGACCAGAGGAATCCGACGAGAAGACGCTGCGAGCTCCGCGGCgggagctgaccatggtgctgacgtCCATCTGTCATCAATCACGTGAAGACCACAACttctctcactttttccacatgagCACGTTTCATGGGTGGACACTGCGATATTTGTGCGTCGCGGCTGTTTGACGCGGCCTTAGATGGAAATGTGGAGAAAAGACAGAGAATCATTGTAGCTAAAAGAGATTCTCACTTTGTCTTTCATGAGAATGCTGAGTGTGCAGACGGCCTTTAACTGGTTGAAGTTTCCTGCATCTTTGC encodes the following:
- the LOC101163237 gene encoding growth/differentiation factor 2-like encodes the protein MTTSRSFLFQLRLSLALAIGSCLCKPLGNSIPGDAPRDATLQDVLDEEDTESRMENLLETLKEGFLRQLNLSEVPQENFKVSPPQFMVELYNKYASDRLAAPQSDVIRSFTVQEIPVSEANSSRSKHRLQFSVSIPGHEKITTAELQLLFLPDGRSKVASQSSKATVKVYQAAAAATDSSSSRAQLLLGKETVDRRSTWVTFDVTTAVQRWVRSGRGATFFDVVVERRGCGALPSAASCLNMSLSVGDNTSAALIVFTDDLGNRRRKKSEELREMILHEEETLLHSGATWYRGSQVPNAQAPRRLKRKAERQYCSRSSLKVNFKDIGWDSWIVAPPEYDAFECRGLCYYPLTDESTPSKHALIQTLMNIRDPRRASMACCVPIKLDPITVMYQENGRLTIRYLYEEMKVAECGCR
- the rbp3 gene encoding retinol-binding protein 3, translated to MAKTLFLVASLLVLGNVVFLHASFPPSLITDLAKIVMDNYCSPEKLSGMKEDIATAGANTDVLNIPDGEALAKVLTDGVQTTVSDPRLRVSYEPNYVPVVPPQLPPEQLIAVLQTSIKLDILEGNIGYLRIDSIIGEEVAEKVGPLLLELVWSKILPTSALIFDLRYTSSGDITGIPYIISYLTDAKSEIHIDTIYDRPLNTTTKLLSMQSTLGQTYGGTKPLLVLTSKNTKDIAEDVAYCLKNLKRATIVGEKTAGGSAKIKKFRVGDTDFYVTLPTAKSINPITGSSWEVTGVKPNVEVNAEEALATALKIINLRLQVPAIIEESATLVANNYAFESTAADVAEKLKGHLANGDYNMVVSKESLEAKLSADLQSLSGDKSLTVSSNTGAPPPMEYTPEMYIELIKISFHTDVFENNIGYLRFDMFGDFEEVKAIAQVIVEHVWNKVLHTDAMIIDLRNNVGGPTTAIAGFCSYFFDGDKQILLDKLYDRSTGTTTDLLTLGELTGERYGSKKSLIILASRATAGAAEEFVYIMKRLGRAMIVGETTAGASHPPKVFQVGESDIFLSIPTVHSDTSAGPGWEGAGVAPHIPVAAGAALETAKAILNKHIGGQQHAAS